GCGGGATCCCCAGCGGCGTCTGGTTAATGAAATTAGCCAGCGGGTTGGTGAAGGTGACGCCCCAGGGCAGGTCGGTCGGCTTTCCGAAGCAGCAGCCGGCCGCGAAGCACCCCAGCCGCCCGATCCCGTGCCCCAGCGCCACGCCGGGCGCGAACACGTCGCAGGTGGCCAGCACCGCCATCCGGTTCCGCCGGATGTACCAGTAGGACGCAAGGAGGCCAACCACCAGCCCGCCCTCGTACACCCCGCCCGCCTGCAGCGTCCCCAGGCTGAAGATCTCTCCCGGATGCGCGGCGTAGTAGCGCGCATCGATAGCGATCAGCAGCAGCTTGGCGCCGACGATGGCCGACAGGATGGCCAGGACCCCCAGGTTCCACGTCTTCTCCTCGTCCATGCCCTGTCGCCGGGCGCACCACACGATCACCCACAGCCCGGTGAGCAGCCCCACCGCCGCCAGCACCCCGTAGGTCGCTAGGCTGAACCGCCCGATATGAAACAGCTGCGGCAGCACTCGTTCAGTTTAGATGAAGGATTTCAATCCGGAGTTCCGGGAGGGAAAAAAGCCGACCCGCTGGGCCGTGAGCACGCTGCCGTTTGATGAACCCGTCTAGGACGGTGGGAACCTGCCGCGACCCTTTAGGCATCTCCGTCTGGCGGAGCCTCGCACACCGGGTCGTATACGAGTCAAGCCCCCAGTTCACCGAGTGTTGGTTCAAAAAAACGGCTGCGGCATGCACCAACTTTGCAGGCCGGGCTTTCTTGGGTTGGATGCTAGAGAAGTCCCCCGCGCTTGGCAAGAGGGCGGGGCC
The window above is part of the Terriglobales bacterium genome. Proteins encoded here:
- a CDS encoding prolipoprotein diacylglyceryl transferase family protein, producing the protein MLPQLFHIGRFSLATYGVLAAVGLLTGLWVIVWCARRQGMDEEKTWNLGVLAILSAIVGAKLLLIAIDARYYAAHPGEIFSLGTLQAGGVYEGGLVVGLLASYWYIRRNRMAVLATCDVFAPGVALGHGIGRLGCFAAGCCFGKPTDLPWGVTFTNPLANFINQTPLGIP